A genomic segment from Spinacia oleracea cultivar Varoflay chromosome 3, BTI_SOV_V1, whole genome shotgun sequence encodes:
- the LOC110789785 gene encoding uncharacterized protein has protein sequence MWRIKGSLEVIDIGKQVYLFKFTQTDDYERGLFGGPWFIMDHYLMITPWKPNFRPSVNGFDFMSVWVRIEELPVEYYDKDALYEIAKVIGKPIRVDYATDKVSRGKYARVCVEIDLRKPIITKVWVGGFWQPVVYENITALCFKCGKIGHVLERCDQMDGNELVNGQPTNKPKLGKQDEAQMEVDACEATTSKDDSRVGQTQSDIYRPWTLVQNKRSPRNNYGKQRQTNARINEYKSGFSSKIATTTSLNGVNSRMTRDKQAHQSEGEVNEPVLVAPSHTLLEISATPELIQDGGDKTVHLANSFNHLAKEDDSPSAFYNSDPSFHCVVNQANTSSLSPTNPLSSSSEILLQEATTSPCSNGKPEKHKHHMHADKFQSKSNPVEKQQDLDSKRTQTLSQSSQPADDGGNSASSLPNQATIDVAIVSRAIGDECMQESENAEVRGNGVQECGIVSNGIEKERGDGADRTKTANKVGCTPSTGDETLTINREGTGFQPDKYASPYSGSGAKRNSSSSFAIRNSKSRNGACGSPYGILRHSERGGGSTSSSQHVSKDVRSQESVYVRDSNSNGGSKYDGSRAVLEGLGGVFSSTQCGGDGAS, from the coding sequence ATGTGGCGTATCAAGGGTTCTTTGGAGGTTATTGATATTGGTAAACAAGTTTATTTGTTTAAATTTACCCAAACCGATGATTATGAGCGCGGGTTGTTTGGGGGTCCATGGTTCATTATGGATCATTATTTAATGATAACACCTTGGAAGCCAAATTTTAGGCCGTCTGTAAATGGGTTCGATTTCATGTCGGTTTGGGTACGTATTGAGGAATTGCCGGTAGAATACTATGATAAAGATGCTTTATATGAGATTGCTAAAGTGATTGGAAAGCCAATTCGAGTTGATTATGCAACTGATAAAGTGTCAAGGGGAAAATACGCAAGAGTATGTGTTGAAATTGATCTTAGGAAACCAATTATCACCAAGGTGTGGGTTGGTGGATTTTGGCAGCCAGTTGTATACGAGAATATCACGGCACTTTGTTTTAAATGTGGTAAAATTGGTCACGTATTAGAGAGATGCGATCAGATGGATGGGAATGAGTTGGTAAATGGACAGCCCACTAATAAGCCCAAGTTGGGTAAACAGGATGAAGCCCAAATGGAGGTGGATGCATGTGAGGCCACTACAAGTAAGGATGATAGCAGGGTTGGACAAACACAATCTGATATTTATAGGCCTTGGACCCTGGTCCAAAATAAGAGAAGTCCAAGAAATAATTATGGGAAGCAACGACAGACTAATGCCCGGATTAATGAGTATAAGAGTGGTTTTTCCTCAAAAATTGCGACAACAACCTCATTAAATGGGGTTAACTCGAGAATGACAAGGGATAAGCAGGCTCACCAATCAGAAGGAGAAGTTAATGAGCCAGTGTTAGTTGCCCCAAGCCACACTTTACTGGAGATTAGTGCTACACCGGAGTTAATTCAAGATGGGGGTGATAAAACCGTACACTTGGCAAATTCGTTCAACCACTTGGCAAAGGAGGATGATTCACCTTCTGCCTTTTATAATTCGGATCCTTCTTTTCACTGTGTGGTAAACCAAGCTAACACTTCTTCCCTCTCACCAACCAATCCCCTTTCTTCGTCTTCTGAAATTCTTCTTCAAGAAGCTACTACTTCTCCCTGTTCAAatggaaaaccagaaaaacaCAAACACCACATGCATGCAGACAAATTTCAATCCAAATCAAACCCAGTGGAGAAACAGCAGGACTTGGATTCAAAGAGGACCCAGACATTATCGCAATCAAGTCAACCAGCAGATGATGGAGGAAATTCAGCAAGTTCATTGCCCAATCAGGCAACCATCGATGTTGCAATTGTTTCCAGAGCAATCGGAGACGAGTGCATGCAGGAGTCAGAGAATGCCGAAGTCAGGGGGAATGGAGTTCAAGAATGTGGGATTGTTAGCAATGGAATTGAGAAGGAAAGAGGGGATGGAGCCGATAGGACCAAGACCGCGAACAAGGTGGGATGTACCCCCTCCACAGGAGATGAAACACTTACCATTAACAGGGAGGGAACCGGATTTCAACCCGATAAATATGCGTCCCCATATTCCGGTTCGGGTGCAAAAAGAAATTCCAGTTCATCCTTTGCAATTCGAAACTCAAAGTCAAGAAATGGGGCATGCGGATCGCCTTATGGCATTTTACGTCACTCAGAGAGAGGTGGTGGGAGTACAAGTTCAAGTCAGCACGTTTCAAAAGATGTTAGATCCCAGGAAAGTGTTTACGTACGTGACTCTAATTCGAATGGAGGATCTAAATATGATGGGAGTCGTGCAGTATTGGAGGGATTGGGAGGAGTATTTTCTTCCACCCAATGCGGAGGAGATGGAGCATCCTAG
- the LOC130470188 gene encoding uncharacterized protein gives MYGEGTDEDDDELATARSKISDDMRREKAYFEELVMLKKLAESKVEGGLNLGDDFDGYSDLDSPSESEDEDDVGYLVAPQHHKRGRGKQKQNNIETEEREATFYVGQQFENPKTFRKAIIDYSIDKGRNIPFSKNDSTRVCAECEHKDKGCKWRIWASWERGRRSFTVKTFVSEHTCGRTPIIKKMTSHWIAEHYQNLFKVNPYMRVQDLQETIWLEKGIRVSKDKAARARRRGQALIVGEYKEQYALLPRYAAEILRSNPGNTVKLKLDANVFDRLYLCFEALRKGFLAGCRPFISLDGCFLKGPFGGQLLVAVGRDGNNQMFPLAWAVCEVESTDTWSWFLELLATDLGTSEGAGYTFMSDQQKGLLAAVSNVFPQAESRVCARHVYCNFRGVFGGGLEYIKQFWTIAKSNTVNHFNENIEVMRAISHEAAEDLLKRNYKKW, from the exons aTGTATGGAG AGGGTAcagatgaggatgatgatgagttaGCCACTGCTAGGTCTAAGATATCTGATGATATGAGAAGGGAAAAGGCTTATTTTGAGGAGTTAGTAATGCTGAAAAAACTAGCAGAAAGTAAAGTAGAAGGTGGTCTGAATTTAGGGGATGACTTTGATGGATACAGTGACTTAGACAGCCCTAGTGAGTCAGAAGATGAGGATGATGTTGGTTACTTAGTTGCACCACAACACCATAAGAGGGGGAGAGGGAAACAGAAGCAAAACAACATTGAAACTGAAGAGAGGGAAGCCACTTTTTATGTTGGGCAACAGTTTGAGAATCCAAAGACATTTAGGAAAGcaatcatagattattcaattgATAAAGGAAGAAACATTCCATTTTCTAAAAATGATTCCACTAGGGTTTGTGCAGAGTGTGAGCACAAAGATAAAGGTTGTAAATGGAGAATTTGGGCTTCATGGGAGAGAGGAAGAAGGTCATTTACAGTGAAGACATTTGTCAGTGAGCACACTTGTGGTAGGACGCCTATCATTAAGAAGATGACTTCACATTGGATTGCAGAACACTATCAGAATCTGTTTAAGGTTAACCCTTACATGAGAGTGCAAGATCTTCAGGAAACCATTTGGTTAGAAAAGGGTATAAGGGTGAGCAAAGACAAGGCTGCCAGGGCTAGGAGAAGGGGTCAAGCACTCATTGTTGGTGAATACAAAGAGCAGTATGCATTACTCCCAAGGTATGCAGCTGAGATACTAAGAAGCAATCCAGGGAACACAGTGAAGTTGAAGTTGGATGCAAATGTGTTTGACAGACTGTATTTGTGTTTTGAGGCACTTAGAAAAGGGTTCTTGGCAGGATGCAGACCTTTCATATCACTTGATGGATGTTTCTTAAAGGGACCATTTGGGGGTCAATTGTTAGTAGCAGTAGGGAGGGATGGAAACAATCAAATGTTCCCTTTGGCTTGGGCTGTTTGTGAGGTTGAGAGCACTGACACATGGAGTTGGTTTCTAGAACTTCTAGCTACTGATTTAGGCACTAGTGAAGGAGCAGGGTACACATTCATGTCTGACCAACAAAAGGGTTTACTTGCTGCTGTTTCAAATGTGTTTCCACAAGCTGAAAGTAGGGTGTGTGCAAGGCATGTGTATTGTAACTTTAGgggagtgtttggaggtggtTTAGAGTACATAAAACAATTCTGGACTATTGCAAAAAGCAACACAGTAAATCACTTCAATGAAAACATTGAAGTAATGAGGGCTATTTCACATGAAGCTGCTGAAGACCTACTGAAAAGGAACTACAAGAAATGGTAG